DNA from Arthrobacter sp. SLBN-112:
GTTGATCCCTACCGTTCCGCTCCGGCCGTACCGCCCAGGCCTGCTGCCCGTCCCGCCGGGCAGCAGCCCGCTGTGCCTGGGCGCAACGGCGCAACCGCTGCGGGTTCCGTTGCCGGGGCCGCCGCTGCTGGTGGTGTGGCCGGTGCTGGTACTGCTGGTGCCGCAGCTTCGAAGGCCGGAGGCGGAGCCTCCCGGATCGATCCGGATGCCACTGCCGCACAGCCTGTCGCCCCTCATGACCCATCCCTACAGGCGCGCGCCGGCTCCGCGGACGCAGATACGGGCCCCAACGAGACGGCTGCCACAAGCACACCCCAGCCGCGGGTCCAGCCCTCCGAAGAGGAGCGCACGCCGAAGGTTTCCCTGTGGTCCGATGACGACTATGCGCAGGCAGAGGACAAGGACCACTACGAGGACAGTCACGAATCCCCGCGGGAACAGCGTCCGGCAACGGGCAAGCCGGCCTTCTTCGCCCGTGCGGCGGCACCCGCTGCCGCCGGCGTGGCGTTCGCTGACCGTGCCGATGACGACGATGATCGTGATGAGCCCGAAAACCAGCCCCGCTCAATGCGCTGGCTGGTTGGCGGCCTCCTTGCCGTCGTACTGATCGCAGGCCTGATCTTCGCCGTAACCAATCTCGGCAGCCTCTTCAGCTCAGAACCGCAGGCGAAGCCAACAGCTGCCCCGGCAACCACCAACTCACAGACCCCTGCAACCCAGGCAGCACCGTCTGCGCCCCCCGCCGTTCCCCCGGCCATAGAGAGTGTCAGCCGCCAGGGGAACTTCGACTTCGCCGCAACCTTCGATCGCGATCTGGTCAAGGCCTACGACGGCAACGCCGCCAGCTACTGGTCCGACATGGAATTCGCCACAGAAAACTGGGGTGGCTTGGCGCCGCAGGGCGTTCCCCTCGTAGTGAAGCTCAAGGGCACCGCCACTGTCTCTTCCATCACGCTCTCCCAGCTTGGAGGGTCGGGCGGCAACATCACCGTATACACCAATGACCGGCCTTCCGTGGAGGGAGCCAAGGCAGTGGGAACCAACAGCTTCACGTCCACAGACCTGAACATGCCGCTCCCGGAACCGGTCCAGGCACAGTACGTCATTGTCTCCATCAATTCACTCCCCAAGCTGGCTGCCCCCAAGACCCGCTACGGCTACGGCCTCCGGTTGGCTGAAATCAAGGTCCAGTAGCAAGGGTCCCAAGAGCAAGGGTCGGAGCACGCATCGTTACGGCTCCGGATATTACTGCCGCTATTACTGCTGCCCTCCGCGCAGCTGCAACGGGAATGTACTCTGGAAAGAGCGCCCTGTGACGGCTGGTCTCCCGTCTTCCCCGATGGTTCACCTTGCCCGGGCGCTGGAATATTCAGCACGCGCGCACAGTTGTGCCATGTGGCCGGCCTCCACCGGGAGGCGAGTCGAACAAGGAAGAGGTTCACGGTCCAGTGACCATCGAAGAGAAGACGGCGTCCGACGTTCGCGACGTCATCATTGTGGGCTCAGGCCCGGCGGGCTATACGGCAGCCGTCTATACAGCCAGGGCGAACCTCAAGCCACTGCTGCTGGCCGGATCTGTGACCGCCGGCGGCGAGTTGATGAACACCACCGACGTGGAGAACTATCCGGGCTTTCCTGACGGGATCATGGGGCCGGACCTCATGGAGAACTTCGAGAAGCAGGCAGCGCGCTTCGGGACCGAGATCCAGTTTGAGGACGTCACAGCGCTGGAGCTTGATGGTCCCGTCAAGACGGTGACCATCGGCACGGGGGAGACCTTCCAGGCGAAGGCGGTCATTCTCTCCACCGGTTCCGCCTACAGGGAGCTCGGTCTGCCCAATGAGAAGCGCCTGTCAGGACACGGTGTTAGCTGGTGTGCAACCTGCGATGGTTTCTTTTTCAAGGACCAGGACATCGCTGTCATCGGCGGCGGTGATTCGGCCATGGAAGAGGCGCTGTTCCTCACCAAGTTCGCGAAATCAGTAACGGTTGTCCACCGCCGTGATTCGCTGAAGGCCTCCAAGATCATGGCAGACCGCGCACTCGCCCACGAGAAGATCAAGTTCGTATGGAACAGCACCGTGGACGATGTGCTGGGAACCGATAAAGTGACCGGTCTCCGGTTGAAGAACTTGCTGGACGATTCCTTGTCGGAGCTT
Protein-coding regions in this window:
- a CDS encoding ABC transporter substrate-binding protein, coding for MSNPIDVGSVLGGRYKVTATVLASHDHDLVLDGVDQVLNRPVSILVAGPENTEQVAQSAREVATGERPGTVQVLDLGVTEDATYLITNHTSAADLLDLAVTPNPPYVEPFFTDTLGSEIFGQPRSHEPEPYDEEDHVDAGYINYADTHPSQVDPYRSAPAVPPRPAARPAGQQPAVPGRNGATAAGSVAGAAAAGGVAGAGTAGAAASKAGGGASRIDPDATAAQPVAPHDPSLQARAGSADADTGPNETAATSTPQPRVQPSEEERTPKVSLWSDDDYAQAEDKDHYEDSHESPREQRPATGKPAFFARAAAPAAAGVAFADRADDDDDRDEPENQPRSMRWLVGGLLAVVLIAGLIFAVTNLGSLFSSEPQAKPTAAPATTNSQTPATQAAPSAPPAVPPAIESVSRQGNFDFAATFDRDLVKAYDGNAASYWSDMEFATENWGGLAPQGVPLVVKLKGTATVSSITLSQLGGSGGNITVYTNDRPSVEGAKAVGTNSFTSTDLNMPLPEPVQAQYVIVSINSLPKLAAPKTRYGYGLRLAEIKVQ
- the trxB gene encoding thioredoxin-disulfide reductase, with product MTIEEKTASDVRDVIIVGSGPAGYTAAVYTARANLKPLLLAGSVTAGGELMNTTDVENYPGFPDGIMGPDLMENFEKQAARFGTEIQFEDVTALELDGPVKTVTIGTGETFQAKAVILSTGSAYRELGLPNEKRLSGHGVSWCATCDGFFFKDQDIAVIGGGDSAMEEALFLTKFAKSVTVVHRRDSLKASKIMADRALAHEKIKFVWNSTVDDVLGTDKVTGLRLKNLLDDSLSELAVTGVFVAIGNDPRTDLVKDVLELTPEGTIAVEGRSSRTSVPGVFAAGDVVDPTYRQAITASGSGCVAAIDVEHYLADLPA